One Strix uralensis isolate ZFMK-TIS-50842 chromosome 9, bStrUra1, whole genome shotgun sequence DNA segment encodes these proteins:
- the SAP130 gene encoding histone deacetylase complex subunit SAP130 isoform X3 yields the protein MSSQQFPRSGPPPAGLGPAPPPIPTSGSAGLIAPAATVSDESSRDSEVAPREHIGPGSSIQPREEKQEPVVVRPYPQVQMLTQHHPVQSGAPVTVTAPPAHLTPAVPLSFSDGLMKPPLKPTMPSRPIAPAPPSTLSAPTKVPGQVTVTMESNIPQAPTIPVATISGQQGHPSNLHHIMATNVQMSIIRSSAPGPPLHIGASHLPRGAAAAAVMSSSKVTTVLRPASQLPNAATAQPAVQHIIHQPIQSRPPVTTSSTIPPAVVATVSATRAQSPVITTTAAHATESTLSRPTLSIQQHPPSAAISIQRPAQPRDTATRITLPSHPAIGTQKPQLHTMAQKTIFSTGTPVAAATVAPILATNTIASATTAGSVSHTQAPTSTIVTMTMPSHSSHATAVTTSNIPVAKVVPQQITHTSPRIQSDYTAERSNLIPLSSHRASPNPVAMETRNDNRQSVPVQFQYFLPTYPPSAYPLTAHTYTPITSSVSTIRQYPVSAQAPNSAITAQTGVGVASTVHLNPMQLMTVDASHARHIQGIQPAPISAQGIQPAPIGAQGIQPAPIGAQGLHPAAPIGAQGLQPAPIGAQQPPADTKTSAVVLADGATIVANPISNTFNTASAATTVVQTHSQSASASAPAQGSSPRPSILRKKPTTDGLAVRKSLIPPQPPEVASTRVESTMRSTSGSPRPAGAKPKPEIHVSMATPVTVSMEAVSNQGGEQPTIAVPPTSQQPPSAIPTIIAAASPTSQPAAALSTIPGAVPAAPPTSTTIVAAPAPPSTMSGALSAVLGPAVPEIKIKEEVEPMDIMRPVSVPPLTTSTVSPSLALLANNLSMPPSDLPPGASPRKKPRKQQHVISTEEGDMMETNSTDDEKSTAKSLLVKAEKRKSPPKEYIDEEGVRYVPVRPRPPITLLRHYRNPWKAAYHHFQRYSDVRVKEEKKAMLQEIANQKGVSCRAQGWKVHLCAAQLLQLTNLEHDVYERLTALQEGLIPKKKAATDDDLHRINELIQGNMQRCKLVMDQINEARDSMLKVLDHKDRVLKLLNKNGTVKKVSKLKRKEKV from the exons ATGAGCTCGCAGCAGTTCCCCCGCTcgggcccgccgcccgccggcctGGGACCAGCGCCGCCGCCCATCCCCACCAGCGGCTCTGCCGGGCTCATCGCCCCCGCCGCCACAG tGAGTGATGAATCTAGTCGCGACTCAGAAGTTGCTCCTAGAGAACACATCGGCCCTGGCAGCTCTATACAACCTCGAGAAGAAAAGCAGGAACCAGTGGTGGTTCGGCCATATCCACAGGTTCAGATGTTGACACAGCACCACCCTGTCCAGTCTGGTGCCCCGGTGACAGTGACAGCACCACCAGCACATTTGACTCCAGCTGTCCCACTTTCCTTTTCAGACGGACTTATGAAG CCTCCCTTGAAGCCCACCATGCCCAGTCGGCCCATTGCTCCTGCCCCACCCTCTACTCTCTCGGCTCCCACAAAGGTTCCTGGGCAAGTTACAGTGACCATGGAAAGCAATATACCACAAGCTCCAACAATTCCCGTGGCAACgatcagtgggcagcag GGGCATCCTAGTAACTTGCATCATATCATGGCTACCAATGTGCAGATGTCTATCATCAGAAGTAGTGCTCCTGGGCCTCCGCTACACATCGGAGCTTCTCACCTACCCCGAG GTGCAGCGGCTGCTGCAGTGATGTCCAGCTCTAAAGTAACTACGGTCCTGAGACCAGCTTCACAGTTGCCAAATGCAGCTACAGCTCAGCCAGCGGTTCAGCACATCATTCATCAGCCAATCCAG TCTCGTCCTCCTGTGACAACTTCAAGCACTATTCCTCCTGCCGTGGTGGCAACCGTCTCGGCCACAAGAGCTCAGTCCCCTGTTATAACCACAACAGCAGCACATGCTACAGAGTCCACCCTCAG TCGACCCACCCTGTCTATCCAGCAGCACCCACCTTCTGCAGCTATTAGTATTCAGCGGCCTGCCCAGCCGAGGGATACGGCTACTCGGATTACActaccatctcacccagctaTAGGAACACAGAAGCCACAGCTCCACACCATGGCTCAG aaaaCCATTTTCAGTACTGGTACTCCAGTGGCAGCAGCAACAGTGGCACCTATTTTGGCAACGAATACCATTGCTTCAGCAACCACAGCTG gttctGTGTCTCACACCCAAGCGCCTACAAGCACCATTGTCACCATGACAATGCCCTCCCATTCTTCTCATGCTACAGCTGTCACCACCTCAAACATCCCAGTTG CTAAAGTGGTTCCTCAGCAAATCACACATACTTCTCCCCGGATCCAGTCTGATTACACAGCAGAGAGGAGTAACCTCATACCCCTCTCTAGTCACCGGGCGTCTCCAAACCCAGTAGCAATGGAAACCAGAAATGACAACAG GCAGTCGGTGCCTGTCCAGTTCCAATATTTCTTACCAACGTACCCACCCTCTGCCTATCCCCTGACTGCGCACACCTATACCCCCATCACCAGCTCCGTGTCCACCATTCGCCAATACCCAG TTTCAGCCCAGGCGCCCAACTCGGCCATCACGGCGCAGACCGGCGTGGGCGTGGCCTCCACCGTCCACCTCAACCCCATGCAGCTGATGACCGTGGACGCCTCTCACGCCCGTCACATCCAGGGCATCCAGCCCGCGCCCATCAGCGCGCAGGGCATCCAGCCCGCGCCAATCGGGGCGCAGGGCATCCAGCCCGCACCAATCGGGGCGCAGGGGCTCCACCCCGCGGCGCCGATTGGCGCGCAGGGGCTGCAGCCCGCACCAATCGGGGCCCAGCAGCCGCCAGCCGACACCAAGACTTCAG CAGTAGTCTTGGCGGATGGAGCCACCATTGTAGCCAATCCTATTAGCAATACATTCAACACAGCTTCTGCAGCAACTACAGTTGTGCAAACCCATAGCCAGAGTGCCAGTGCCAGTGCACCAGCCCAGGGCTCTTCCCCGCGCCCAAGCATCCTCCGGAAGAAACCAACCACAGATGG GCTGGCAGTCCGGAAAAGCTTAATTCCCCCTCAGCCACCTGAAGTAGCTAGCACACGTGTCGAGAGTACTATGCGAAGCACATCTGGATCACCAAGGCCTGCTGG TGCCAAGCCAAAACCTGAAATTCATGTGTCCATGGCCACTCCGGTCACTGTGTCTATGGAGGCCGTGTCTAATCAAGGCGGTGAGCAGCCCACCATTGCGGTCCCCCCTACTTCCCAGCAGCCCCCCTCTGCCATCCCAACAATCATCGCAGCGGCCAGTCCCACTTCGCAGCCTGCAGCAGCGCTGTCCACCATTCCGGGAGCTGTCCCGGCTGCTCCACCAACTTCTACCACAATTGTGGCAGCGCCCGCTCCTCCATCAACCATGAGCGGTGCCCtgtctgcagtgctgggtcctgcagtACCAGAGATAAAAATCAAAGAGGAAGTGGAGCCTATGGACATCATGCGACCAGTATCTG TCCCTCCTTTGACTACAAGCACCGTGTCTCCATCTTTGGCATTGCTGGCCAACAACCTGTCAATGCCTCCAAGTGATTTGCCACCTGGTGCCTCCCCGAGGAAGAAACCCCGTAAGCAGCAGCATGTCATCTCCACAGAGGAGGGGGATATGATGGAAACAAACAGCACTGATGATGAGAAATCCACTGCCAAAAGTTTGCTGGTGAAGGCAGAGAAGCGAAAGTCTCCTCCAAAGGAGTATATAG ATGAGGAAGGTGTAAGATACGTCCCTGTGCGCCCAAGGCCGCCTATCACGTTGCTCCGTCATTATCGCAATCCTTGGAAAGCTGCTTACCACCACTTTCAGAGATACAGTGATGTCCGGGTAAAAG AAGAGAAGAAGGCTATGCTACAGGAGATTGCCAATCAGAAGGGTGTATCCTGTCGTGCACAAGGGTGGAAGGTCCATCTCTGTGCGGCACAGCTGCTACAGCTG ACGAACCTGGAGCATGATGTGTATGAGAGACTGACTGCCCTGCAGGAGGGACTCATTCCCAAGAAAAAGGCAGCGACCGATGATGACTTGCATCGAATCAATGAGCTGATACAG GGGAATATGCAGAGGTGTAAACTTGTGATGGATCAGATCAATGAGGCTCGAGACTCCATGCTAAAGGTCTTGGATCACAAGGATCGTGTTTTGAAGCTTCTAAACAAGAATGGAACTGTCAAGAAAGTGTCCAAATTAAAGCGAAAGGAAAAGGTCTAA
- the SAP130 gene encoding histone deacetylase complex subunit SAP130 isoform X5 — MSSQQFPRSGPPPAGLGPAPPPIPTSGSAGLIAPAATVSDESSRDSEVAPREHIGPGSSIQPREEKQEPVVVRPYPQVQMLTQHHPVQSGAPVTVTAPPAHLTPAVPLSFSDGLMKPPLKPTMPSRPIAPAPPSTLSAPTKVPGQVTVTMESNIPQAPTIPVATISGQQGHPSNLHHIMATNVQMSIIRSSAPGPPLHIGASHLPRGAAAAAVMSSSKVTTVLRPASQLPNAATAQPAVQHIIHQPIQSRPPVTTSSTIPPAVVATVSATRAQSPVITTTAAHATESTLSRPTLSIQQHPPSAAISIQRPAQPRDTATRITLPSHPAIGTQKPQLHTMAQKTIFSTGTPVAAATVAPILATNTIASATTAGSVSHTQAPTSTIVTMTMPSHSSHATAVTTSNIPVAKVVPQQITHTSPRIQSDYTAERSNLIPLSSHRASPNPVAMETRNDNRQSVPVQFQYFLPTYPPSAYPLTAHTYTPITSSVSTIRQYPVSAQAPNSAITAQTGVGVASTVHLNPMQLMTVDASHARHIQGIQPAPISAQGIQPAPIGAQGIQPAPIGAQGLHPAAPIGAQGLQPAPIGAQQPPADTKTSAVVLADGATIVANPISNTFNTASAATTVVQTHSQSASASAPAQGSSPRPSILRKKPTTDGLAVRKSLIPPQPPEVASTRVESTMRSTSGSPRPAGAKPKPEIHVSMATPVTVSMEAVSNQGGEQPTIAVPPTSQQPPSAIPTIIAAASPTSQPAAALSTIPGAVPAAPPTSTTIVAAPAPPSTMSGALSAVLGPAVPEIKIKEEVEPMDIMRPVSAVPPLTTSTVSPSLALLANNLSMPPSDLPPGASPRKKPRKQQHVISTEEGDMMETNSTDDEKSTAKSLLVKAEKRKSPPKEYIDEEGVRYVPVRPRPPITLLRHYRNPWKAAYHHFQRYSDVRVKEEKKAMLQEIANQKGVSCRAQGWKVHLCAAQLLQLMIKIGNSLLLMHRSEEASVWDGAADLRRQH, encoded by the exons ATGAGCTCGCAGCAGTTCCCCCGCTcgggcccgccgcccgccggcctGGGACCAGCGCCGCCGCCCATCCCCACCAGCGGCTCTGCCGGGCTCATCGCCCCCGCCGCCACAG tGAGTGATGAATCTAGTCGCGACTCAGAAGTTGCTCCTAGAGAACACATCGGCCCTGGCAGCTCTATACAACCTCGAGAAGAAAAGCAGGAACCAGTGGTGGTTCGGCCATATCCACAGGTTCAGATGTTGACACAGCACCACCCTGTCCAGTCTGGTGCCCCGGTGACAGTGACAGCACCACCAGCACATTTGACTCCAGCTGTCCCACTTTCCTTTTCAGACGGACTTATGAAG CCTCCCTTGAAGCCCACCATGCCCAGTCGGCCCATTGCTCCTGCCCCACCCTCTACTCTCTCGGCTCCCACAAAGGTTCCTGGGCAAGTTACAGTGACCATGGAAAGCAATATACCACAAGCTCCAACAATTCCCGTGGCAACgatcagtgggcagcag GGGCATCCTAGTAACTTGCATCATATCATGGCTACCAATGTGCAGATGTCTATCATCAGAAGTAGTGCTCCTGGGCCTCCGCTACACATCGGAGCTTCTCACCTACCCCGAG GTGCAGCGGCTGCTGCAGTGATGTCCAGCTCTAAAGTAACTACGGTCCTGAGACCAGCTTCACAGTTGCCAAATGCAGCTACAGCTCAGCCAGCGGTTCAGCACATCATTCATCAGCCAATCCAG TCTCGTCCTCCTGTGACAACTTCAAGCACTATTCCTCCTGCCGTGGTGGCAACCGTCTCGGCCACAAGAGCTCAGTCCCCTGTTATAACCACAACAGCAGCACATGCTACAGAGTCCACCCTCAG TCGACCCACCCTGTCTATCCAGCAGCACCCACCTTCTGCAGCTATTAGTATTCAGCGGCCTGCCCAGCCGAGGGATACGGCTACTCGGATTACActaccatctcacccagctaTAGGAACACAGAAGCCACAGCTCCACACCATGGCTCAG aaaaCCATTTTCAGTACTGGTACTCCAGTGGCAGCAGCAACAGTGGCACCTATTTTGGCAACGAATACCATTGCTTCAGCAACCACAGCTG gttctGTGTCTCACACCCAAGCGCCTACAAGCACCATTGTCACCATGACAATGCCCTCCCATTCTTCTCATGCTACAGCTGTCACCACCTCAAACATCCCAGTTG CTAAAGTGGTTCCTCAGCAAATCACACATACTTCTCCCCGGATCCAGTCTGATTACACAGCAGAGAGGAGTAACCTCATACCCCTCTCTAGTCACCGGGCGTCTCCAAACCCAGTAGCAATGGAAACCAGAAATGACAACAG GCAGTCGGTGCCTGTCCAGTTCCAATATTTCTTACCAACGTACCCACCCTCTGCCTATCCCCTGACTGCGCACACCTATACCCCCATCACCAGCTCCGTGTCCACCATTCGCCAATACCCAG TTTCAGCCCAGGCGCCCAACTCGGCCATCACGGCGCAGACCGGCGTGGGCGTGGCCTCCACCGTCCACCTCAACCCCATGCAGCTGATGACCGTGGACGCCTCTCACGCCCGTCACATCCAGGGCATCCAGCCCGCGCCCATCAGCGCGCAGGGCATCCAGCCCGCGCCAATCGGGGCGCAGGGCATCCAGCCCGCACCAATCGGGGCGCAGGGGCTCCACCCCGCGGCGCCGATTGGCGCGCAGGGGCTGCAGCCCGCACCAATCGGGGCCCAGCAGCCGCCAGCCGACACCAAGACTTCAG CAGTAGTCTTGGCGGATGGAGCCACCATTGTAGCCAATCCTATTAGCAATACATTCAACACAGCTTCTGCAGCAACTACAGTTGTGCAAACCCATAGCCAGAGTGCCAGTGCCAGTGCACCAGCCCAGGGCTCTTCCCCGCGCCCAAGCATCCTCCGGAAGAAACCAACCACAGATGG GCTGGCAGTCCGGAAAAGCTTAATTCCCCCTCAGCCACCTGAAGTAGCTAGCACACGTGTCGAGAGTACTATGCGAAGCACATCTGGATCACCAAGGCCTGCTGG TGCCAAGCCAAAACCTGAAATTCATGTGTCCATGGCCACTCCGGTCACTGTGTCTATGGAGGCCGTGTCTAATCAAGGCGGTGAGCAGCCCACCATTGCGGTCCCCCCTACTTCCCAGCAGCCCCCCTCTGCCATCCCAACAATCATCGCAGCGGCCAGTCCCACTTCGCAGCCTGCAGCAGCGCTGTCCACCATTCCGGGAGCTGTCCCGGCTGCTCCACCAACTTCTACCACAATTGTGGCAGCGCCCGCTCCTCCATCAACCATGAGCGGTGCCCtgtctgcagtgctgggtcctgcagtACCAGAGATAAAAATCAAAGAGGAAGTGGAGCCTATGGACATCATGCGACCAGTATCTG caGTCCCTCCTTTGACTACAAGCACCGTGTCTCCATCTTTGGCATTGCTGGCCAACAACCTGTCAATGCCTCCAAGTGATTTGCCACCTGGTGCCTCCCCGAGGAAGAAACCCCGTAAGCAGCAGCATGTCATCTCCACAGAGGAGGGGGATATGATGGAAACAAACAGCACTGATGATGAGAAATCCACTGCCAAAAGTTTGCTGGTGAAGGCAGAGAAGCGAAAGTCTCCTCCAAAGGAGTATATAG ATGAGGAAGGTGTAAGATACGTCCCTGTGCGCCCAAGGCCGCCTATCACGTTGCTCCGTCATTATCGCAATCCTTGGAAAGCTGCTTACCACCACTTTCAGAGATACAGTGATGTCCGGGTAAAAG AAGAGAAGAAGGCTATGCTACAGGAGATTGCCAATCAGAAGGGTGTATCCTGTCGTGCACAAGGGTGGAAGGTCCATCTCTGTGCGGCACAGCTGCTACAGCTG ATGATCAAAATTGGCAACTCCCTCCTGCTGATGCACAGGTCTGAAGAAGCGTCTGTTTGGGATGGTGCGGCTGATCTGAGGAGGCAGCACTGA
- the SAP130 gene encoding histone deacetylase complex subunit SAP130 isoform X1 yields the protein MSSQQFPRSGPPPAGLGPAPPPIPTSGSAGLIAPAATVSDESSRDSEVAPREHIGPGSSIQPREEKQEPVVVRPYPQVQMLTQHHPVQSGAPVTVTAPPAHLTPAVPLSFSDGLMKPPLKPTMPSRPIAPAPPSTLSAPTKVPGQVTVTMESNIPQAPTIPVATISGQQGHPSNLHHIMATNVQMSIIRSSAPGPPLHIGASHLPRGAAAAAVMSSSKVTTVLRPASQLPNAATAQPAVQHIIHQPIQSRPPVTTSSTIPPAVVATVSATRAQSPVITTTAAHATESTLSRPTLSIQQHPPSAAISIQRPAQPRDTATRITLPSHPAIGTQKPQLHTMAQKTIFSTGTPVAAATVAPILATNTIASATTAGSVSHTQAPTSTIVTMTMPSHSSHATAVTTSNIPVAKVVPQQITHTSPRIQSDYTAERSNLIPLSSHRASPNPVAMETRNDNRQSVPVQFQYFLPTYPPSAYPLTAHTYTPITSSVSTIRQYPVSAQAPNSAITAQTGVGVASTVHLNPMQLMTVDASHARHIQGIQPAPISAQGIQPAPIGAQGIQPAPIGAQGLHPAAPIGAQGLQPAPIGAQQPPADTKTSAVVLADGATIVANPISNTFNTASAATTVVQTHSQSASASAPAQGSSPRPSILRKKPTTDGLAVRKSLIPPQPPEVASTRVESTMRSTSGSPRPAGAKPKPEIHVSMATPVTVSMEAVSNQGGEQPTIAVPPTSQQPPSAIPTIIAAASPTSQPAAALSTIPGAVPAAPPTSTTIVAAPAPPSTMSGALSAVLGPAVPEIKIKEEVEPMDIMRPVSAVPPLTTSTVSPSLALLANNLSMPPSDLPPGASPRKKPRKQQHVISTEEGDMMETNSTDDEKSTAKSLLVKAEKRKSPPKEYIDEEGVRYVPVRPRPPITLLRHYRNPWKAAYHHFQRYSDVRVKEEKKAMLQEIANQKGVSCRAQGWKVHLCAAQLLQLTNLEHDVYERLTALQEGLIPKKKAATDDDLHRINELIQGNMQRCKLVMDQINEARDSMLKVLDHKDRVLKLLNKNGTVKKVSKLKRKEKV from the exons ATGAGCTCGCAGCAGTTCCCCCGCTcgggcccgccgcccgccggcctGGGACCAGCGCCGCCGCCCATCCCCACCAGCGGCTCTGCCGGGCTCATCGCCCCCGCCGCCACAG tGAGTGATGAATCTAGTCGCGACTCAGAAGTTGCTCCTAGAGAACACATCGGCCCTGGCAGCTCTATACAACCTCGAGAAGAAAAGCAGGAACCAGTGGTGGTTCGGCCATATCCACAGGTTCAGATGTTGACACAGCACCACCCTGTCCAGTCTGGTGCCCCGGTGACAGTGACAGCACCACCAGCACATTTGACTCCAGCTGTCCCACTTTCCTTTTCAGACGGACTTATGAAG CCTCCCTTGAAGCCCACCATGCCCAGTCGGCCCATTGCTCCTGCCCCACCCTCTACTCTCTCGGCTCCCACAAAGGTTCCTGGGCAAGTTACAGTGACCATGGAAAGCAATATACCACAAGCTCCAACAATTCCCGTGGCAACgatcagtgggcagcag GGGCATCCTAGTAACTTGCATCATATCATGGCTACCAATGTGCAGATGTCTATCATCAGAAGTAGTGCTCCTGGGCCTCCGCTACACATCGGAGCTTCTCACCTACCCCGAG GTGCAGCGGCTGCTGCAGTGATGTCCAGCTCTAAAGTAACTACGGTCCTGAGACCAGCTTCACAGTTGCCAAATGCAGCTACAGCTCAGCCAGCGGTTCAGCACATCATTCATCAGCCAATCCAG TCTCGTCCTCCTGTGACAACTTCAAGCACTATTCCTCCTGCCGTGGTGGCAACCGTCTCGGCCACAAGAGCTCAGTCCCCTGTTATAACCACAACAGCAGCACATGCTACAGAGTCCACCCTCAG TCGACCCACCCTGTCTATCCAGCAGCACCCACCTTCTGCAGCTATTAGTATTCAGCGGCCTGCCCAGCCGAGGGATACGGCTACTCGGATTACActaccatctcacccagctaTAGGAACACAGAAGCCACAGCTCCACACCATGGCTCAG aaaaCCATTTTCAGTACTGGTACTCCAGTGGCAGCAGCAACAGTGGCACCTATTTTGGCAACGAATACCATTGCTTCAGCAACCACAGCTG gttctGTGTCTCACACCCAAGCGCCTACAAGCACCATTGTCACCATGACAATGCCCTCCCATTCTTCTCATGCTACAGCTGTCACCACCTCAAACATCCCAGTTG CTAAAGTGGTTCCTCAGCAAATCACACATACTTCTCCCCGGATCCAGTCTGATTACACAGCAGAGAGGAGTAACCTCATACCCCTCTCTAGTCACCGGGCGTCTCCAAACCCAGTAGCAATGGAAACCAGAAATGACAACAG GCAGTCGGTGCCTGTCCAGTTCCAATATTTCTTACCAACGTACCCACCCTCTGCCTATCCCCTGACTGCGCACACCTATACCCCCATCACCAGCTCCGTGTCCACCATTCGCCAATACCCAG TTTCAGCCCAGGCGCCCAACTCGGCCATCACGGCGCAGACCGGCGTGGGCGTGGCCTCCACCGTCCACCTCAACCCCATGCAGCTGATGACCGTGGACGCCTCTCACGCCCGTCACATCCAGGGCATCCAGCCCGCGCCCATCAGCGCGCAGGGCATCCAGCCCGCGCCAATCGGGGCGCAGGGCATCCAGCCCGCACCAATCGGGGCGCAGGGGCTCCACCCCGCGGCGCCGATTGGCGCGCAGGGGCTGCAGCCCGCACCAATCGGGGCCCAGCAGCCGCCAGCCGACACCAAGACTTCAG CAGTAGTCTTGGCGGATGGAGCCACCATTGTAGCCAATCCTATTAGCAATACATTCAACACAGCTTCTGCAGCAACTACAGTTGTGCAAACCCATAGCCAGAGTGCCAGTGCCAGTGCACCAGCCCAGGGCTCTTCCCCGCGCCCAAGCATCCTCCGGAAGAAACCAACCACAGATGG GCTGGCAGTCCGGAAAAGCTTAATTCCCCCTCAGCCACCTGAAGTAGCTAGCACACGTGTCGAGAGTACTATGCGAAGCACATCTGGATCACCAAGGCCTGCTGG TGCCAAGCCAAAACCTGAAATTCATGTGTCCATGGCCACTCCGGTCACTGTGTCTATGGAGGCCGTGTCTAATCAAGGCGGTGAGCAGCCCACCATTGCGGTCCCCCCTACTTCCCAGCAGCCCCCCTCTGCCATCCCAACAATCATCGCAGCGGCCAGTCCCACTTCGCAGCCTGCAGCAGCGCTGTCCACCATTCCGGGAGCTGTCCCGGCTGCTCCACCAACTTCTACCACAATTGTGGCAGCGCCCGCTCCTCCATCAACCATGAGCGGTGCCCtgtctgcagtgctgggtcctgcagtACCAGAGATAAAAATCAAAGAGGAAGTGGAGCCTATGGACATCATGCGACCAGTATCTG caGTCCCTCCTTTGACTACAAGCACCGTGTCTCCATCTTTGGCATTGCTGGCCAACAACCTGTCAATGCCTCCAAGTGATTTGCCACCTGGTGCCTCCCCGAGGAAGAAACCCCGTAAGCAGCAGCATGTCATCTCCACAGAGGAGGGGGATATGATGGAAACAAACAGCACTGATGATGAGAAATCCACTGCCAAAAGTTTGCTGGTGAAGGCAGAGAAGCGAAAGTCTCCTCCAAAGGAGTATATAG ATGAGGAAGGTGTAAGATACGTCCCTGTGCGCCCAAGGCCGCCTATCACGTTGCTCCGTCATTATCGCAATCCTTGGAAAGCTGCTTACCACCACTTTCAGAGATACAGTGATGTCCGGGTAAAAG AAGAGAAGAAGGCTATGCTACAGGAGATTGCCAATCAGAAGGGTGTATCCTGTCGTGCACAAGGGTGGAAGGTCCATCTCTGTGCGGCACAGCTGCTACAGCTG ACGAACCTGGAGCATGATGTGTATGAGAGACTGACTGCCCTGCAGGAGGGACTCATTCCCAAGAAAAAGGCAGCGACCGATGATGACTTGCATCGAATCAATGAGCTGATACAG GGGAATATGCAGAGGTGTAAACTTGTGATGGATCAGATCAATGAGGCTCGAGACTCCATGCTAAAGGTCTTGGATCACAAGGATCGTGTTTTGAAGCTTCTAAACAAGAATGGAACTGTCAAGAAAGTGTCCAAATTAAAGCGAAAGGAAAAGGTCTAA